Proteins encoded within one genomic window of Candidatus Korarchaeota archaeon NZ13-K:
- a CDS encoding acetoacetate decarboxylase has translation MPWTGPFTPSGRSALVPDGPWTYVMDSIAVHARAEPERIREVLPPELRPLGDLWFYVADIISYSESSEEMNYLAPDLLQYREAAVFVKVELGGRNYAYCPFMYVDNDLSLVRGIIFGFPKKIAEIEMTRFHELFETRRYGGAAYRAGYSLFRILVEPKTSLGRIPFDDFGSWLLRRYLKPIGVDDYVEFVPQAYYSRILSGEARLEVGGGFNDELEHLRPSEILGGYLYSVRLRASEIRSLGRV, from the coding sequence ATGCCTTGGACGGGACCCTTCACGCCGAGCGGCAGATCTGCTCTCGTCCCAGATGGCCCCTGGACCTATGTGATGGACTCCATAGCTGTTCACGCGAGGGCGGAGCCGGAGAGGATCCGAGAGGTCCTGCCTCCCGAGTTGAGGCCCCTCGGGGACCTCTGGTTTTACGTGGCTGACATCATATCCTACAGTGAGAGCTCGGAGGAGATGAACTACCTTGCCCCGGACCTCCTCCAGTACAGGGAGGCGGCTGTCTTCGTCAAGGTGGAGCTAGGGGGAAGGAATTACGCTTACTGCCCCTTCATGTACGTGGACAACGACCTGTCCCTGGTGAGGGGGATAATCTTCGGCTTCCCGAAGAAGATCGCTGAGATAGAGATGACCAGGTTCCACGAGCTCTTCGAGACGAGGAGGTACGGCGGTGCCGCTTACAGGGCCGGCTACAGCCTCTTCAGGATCCTGGTGGAGCCCAAGACCAGCTTGGGGAGGATCCCCTTCGACGACTTCGGAAGCTGGCTTCTGAGGAGATACCTCAAGCCAATAGGTGTGGACGACTACGTGGAGTTCGTCCCCCAGGCTTATTACTCCAGGATCCTCTCGGGAGAGGCACGATTGGAGGTGGGTGGAGGGTTCAACGACGAGCTGGAGCACCTCAGGCCCTCCGAGATCCTAGGGGGCTACCTCTACTCGGTCAGGTTGAGGGCCAGCGAGATAAGGTCCCTGGGAAGGGTCTGA
- a CDS encoding ABC transporter permease, with protein sequence MIEDLLSLLSQTLVAFIPLLLASVGEIITERSGVVNIGLEGILILSAFVSSLVTFSTGNPYLGLLSGALVGLASGLLHGAISVYLRGDQIIAGVGFNTLAYGMSIIGLINTWGHHGASPMVSKIPFVGVGVYLSPLLPLALAAALASWYWLFRTSSGLRLRACGEDPRSAEAMGVNVLRTRLLATLLGATLTGLGGAYIVVGWIGQFTRYVSAGRGFIALAVVALSGWDPMLAIAGSLIFGFFDAISLYLPVKMQLMNPNLNLTSLSYIFRTVPYLAVLIAVSFLFRRGRAPRDLGRPYVKE encoded by the coding sequence ATGATTGAGGACCTGCTGAGCCTCCTCTCGCAGACTCTCGTCGCTTTCATCCCGCTTCTGCTGGCCAGCGTCGGTGAGATAATAACTGAGAGGAGCGGTGTCGTCAACATAGGGCTCGAGGGTATACTCATACTCTCCGCCTTCGTCTCCTCGCTCGTGACCTTCAGCACGGGCAACCCCTACCTTGGGCTCCTCTCGGGGGCCCTCGTGGGGCTGGCCTCCGGACTTCTGCATGGGGCCATAAGCGTTTACCTCAGGGGTGATCAGATAATCGCGGGCGTCGGCTTCAACACTCTAGCTTACGGGATGAGCATAATAGGCCTGATAAACACCTGGGGTCATCACGGGGCCTCCCCGATGGTGAGCAAGATACCCTTCGTCGGAGTCGGGGTTTACCTTTCCCCGCTGCTCCCGCTGGCCCTGGCAGCGGCCCTGGCCTCCTGGTACTGGCTCTTCAGGACCTCCTCGGGGTTGAGGTTGAGGGCCTGCGGCGAGGACCCAAGGTCGGCGGAGGCGATGGGGGTGAACGTGCTCAGGACGAGGCTCCTAGCGACCCTGCTCGGGGCCACCCTGACCGGCTTAGGGGGAGCATACATAGTTGTCGGATGGATAGGGCAGTTCACGAGGTATGTTTCCGCGGGCAGGGGTTTCATAGCGCTAGCTGTGGTCGCCCTGAGCGGGTGGGATCCCATGCTAGCCATAGCGGGCAGCCTGATCTTTGGATTCTTCGACGCCATCTCCCTCTACCTTCCGGTGAAGATGCAGCTGATGAACCCGAACCTGAACCTGACCTCCCTCTCCTACATCTTCAGGACTGTGCCCTACTTGGCGGTGCTCATAGCGGTCAGCTTCCTCTTCAGGAGGGGGAGGGCCCCCAGGGATCTCGGGAGGCCCTACGTCAAGGAGTGA